The following DNA comes from Astatotilapia calliptera chromosome 6, fAstCal1.2, whole genome shotgun sequence.
TCTGTGAACCAAGCAACCAGGAGCCCGTCCACTCGAGCATCGTCAGCATTGTGGAGAGCGTGGCAAATCGATTGGCTGTGgctctcactgtgtgtgtgtgtgtgaccatgtgtgtctttgcacGTTCCTATCTCTGTTTGTGCgtgtggaaaaacagaaaatatattcCGTTTTCCACGTCCTGCAATCAAAAAGATTTTATACAtcccttgttcttttttttaatcctttgaaTATGCAGTTGGCGTTTAACTAATGGCTGAAATACGGCCGTCGTGATTCAGTGTCTGCGTCTCTAAAACGCATGTGTGGATGTTTGTCTGTGAGAGACCACAGTGTTTCTGCgtacagcaaaaaaataaataaaaaatgctgtaaTCAGTGATCAGTGTAATCGGGAAAAAGGCCACAGTTTGTGCAAGGGTGCCAACCAACACTGAGATGTGACGAGGGGCCACACAGATTTGCTCTGTTAAGCCTGAGGTTAAGAATGCTGTTGATGATGCTCAGGTAGGCAGGTCCTTTGCAACATGTCTCCATCTGTATTACAACACCTTCTCACTGCTAATAAGCTCTAAATTAACCATGGCTATCTAGTCATACATGCAGTAAGTAGACTGCAAAATTAGCTACACCAAATCTCTTTAAAGCTATAGcagttaaatgaaaaatattgaCAATTACCACTAGAATCTTATCCATTTTACTGAAATCctcaaataaattaaactgtTACTTTGGGTCATTTGTAACCATTTACAAAATTACAAGAACTGTAGAGGAGAAAAAGAGCCAAGTTCATCTTCATTATTATTTAACCCTTTTGTTTGCAGTGCCTCCTTGCCCTAAATACTCAACATAAGTCAGCTGAATCCACACACAGTGGACATAATGCCCTCATCCCTTCATTTATCAGATTTAGACTTTCTGCCCCATTTCCCACTCCCCTCCGTCCCTCCACCTCCATCACTCCTCTTCACTGTGCTCTATTTTTCCTCCCCCAAAACCaactcctcagttccctccttcCTCCATCTCCACCTCCCTGTTGGCCAGTAATGCGGCTTGCAAACCAATTTGACAGTCTCATCTTCGCCCAAAAGACGGGGGAGGCCTCCAGAGAGCCCATTTTTGACTGTGCAGAGGAGGCAGAGTGAGAGTGTGCCTGTCCCAATCGGCGTTAATCATCTTTAGGTTCATCTGATGGCCCTTGCCCTTGCTTTTGTGTCAGCgcttatgtgtgtatatacacgtGTGTATGTTTGTCTAAATGACTCATAATGTGTAAATGAGATAGAAGGCTGAGTGGCACCAGTGGTTCTTTGTCTTTCCTGTCATTTGGGGTACATTATGAGGTTTTGGGTGTAAGTGGGAGGACAAGAGTTTTAGTAACATTTATCACTCTCTGTCACTGTTATAGCTCCAGCCTCTCGAACGGCGCAAGCTGCACACAATGATTTTGAGTACTCCTGAAGAAATGAGTGAGTGGAAATTAAATATGCATTTGATACcagataaaaacaacaatttatTGTACATGTTCATGTTTCAGCTTGAAATCGCTTGCAGTTTTAGAACTCGTTCTGATGATGACAGTCAGCTTGCATGGGCGTCTCTGTGTTATTCATCtaagaataaaataatttccctttaTTCTCCTCAAAATGAATCACAATTAAGCTGTCAGTATAAACCAAGGGGATGTAATGCTTGAAGCTTTTTATTCAGCAGATAGTTTAATGTAAGTGGCTTTTGCTAACATATTCTCTCTATTAGCAGCATgccctttgtttaaaaggagaCAAACAGAGAGCTGATTGTGGAGTGGAGGAGCCAGGCCCACATGCTGTGAGGGGACCAAGGGAAaaggagggagacagagagaggaagaagaggggaGGAAAGAAACTCTCCAACATAATTAACCTTCACTCTCTCCATTTGCAGTGGCCCATGCAGGGACCATGTGCTGCGCATGGTTGCACCATGGGAATGCGAACGAGGGAGatcacctgcttgctgcagcGACAAAGAAGGAGCAGGTTAAAATGTTTCAGGTGaaggtttaaaataaaactagcgtgggctgatttttatttaaaaaaagaaaaaagaaaggtacGGCAATCTTGTCACCAGATAAAAATGATGATTAAAAAGGCTAATAATGGTGATGATTACTGGTACCTGCCTTTCGAGCAGTTAATTATGCAGCTTCTTCAACACTTGTGCCGACGCTGCTCACTCCCCACAATAAATATGCAATCATTTACCCCCGTGCAGCAGGCAGCCAGGAGGCTGAGGGAAAACACCCCGCTTTAAAATCACTCTCGCACACGCATATGCACACACGCACTGCATATTGCTCTGTTtaacacttaaaaacacacacattacatgCTTGCTCAAGGGCACTTTAAATGATCCTGTTCAATATGTATGTACAGCATCCACGAGCAGGGATGTTTTCATGTGGATTTGTATGTCTCGCTGTTTATTCCACATTGCCTGAACACCAGTGATATGTTTTTATGTGGTGGTGCATTCGCATTGAATCCTGCTCTGAGTGTCATCGACTCTGCAGATCAAATGACCTcacctctgttttcttctttacttTGATGCACAAGCTTTTGATACTGGTGTCTGATGCTGCGTTTACGCGCATGTGGCTTTTCACTCGGTGAGTGGACTTATCAGAGATGCAGAGGACTTTCCTGTTGCTGTATCATGTCGTAATCTCTGCtgtaaagcaataaataaataaccactGCTTATTTTTCGCAGTGGGTTAAGTATTGTTTTAGCAAGTCTAACGCGAGCCACCCGAAAGAGCTGCTTATTAATTGTTATTACCGATTGTGtctgcataaaaaaaataaaaaaatctaattaggAGAACGAATGTAGTTTGACTTATTAAATTTACTAGTAATAAATGTTTGAGATATTATTTTGAGCAAATACATTTGTATGTGCAGTTTCTTAATCTTATCAGAGCAAATGCTCTGATGAAAACAGCTAAATTATATTCCCGTTTTATTGCTACCATTAAACTCAAACATACATTATGTCATTAAAGGATTACCCAGGGACAGATCTGATGAGAGCACGGCTTGTGTATTGACTCGTCTCAAAGCTCAAGGATTTCTCGAGCTATGCGGTGCTCTTCTGTCTGTTGTTTTATTCCCTGTTTGAACCTGCGGCAAAGTAATTCGCCCCACATGCTATCAggaaaaatatggaaataataGTGTATTACACATCTACAGCTGTACTGTGCACCCTTGGCTTAGATGCACTATTTTTACTTAGTCCTTGCTGCAAATGATCTCTGtcgtatatatgtatgtgttggAATGACATTTACTGTATATGTTGGTGTCAaactgtttcacacacacatgcacacattcatTCTGACACAGGAAGAGGGAAGAGTTCACATATAGATGCTATCTTTTCTTTGTGAAGTCATCTTTGAGCTTGTTATAGCACCAAATTCAACCCAGGTTTTTGTATCAAACTGTGTATTTGTGAAAAGACACCTTCCCCACACAAGCGTTCCTcctgtttttttcattattctcCTCACTGTTGTCACCTCATTTACTTCACAGAAGTCTGTCGTCTGCTGTCAAAACTATTACGTGGTTGTGTCAACAAATTCCAGTATGAAGGGATTCAATTACATAATTGAccaaaaaacaactaaacaaaaaccaaaaaaaaaaaaatctgggcaATATCTGCAGGTTATCAGTGGCACGGTTTCTTTTTTGCTTACTTCTGTGACATCTGTTTAAAATCAGAGCACTTTCTTGTGTTAGATTCCACTAATAAAAGGTCTGTGAagttttatttcagcttttgaaAGTTCAGATAAATTACTTGGTTGTTTTTGTCATACACTTTGCATCATTAAGTGGTTAAATACTTAGATGTAATATGTATCAGAgcaaatacttttctttttatctatTTGTATATTCCCTTATGTGTGCAAGAGAGTGTGAACGTGTGAAAGTGCAAATGCTGCACAGCAGAACAGCCCTGCCTTGGGCAGGAGAAGGGAGCTAACGCACTCACTGGTGGCAGTGCACCACACCGAGGCAACGCATGTTACGATAACACGTTCTGTCATCTCGTTGCTGTCTGCACAGCTGCATCAGGTAAGCAGCAGGTTTGCACCTTTGCGGACGCTAACTTGCCTCTTGTTCTCCTGCCTCTGTTCTCCTCTCACACCTATTCTAATAGAGTCCCAGGATCTCTTGCCTTATTTACATGCTGCTAATTAACAAAAAGTGCTCAGAACAGATGCCACAGAAACAGCTTAGGGTAGAAAAGGAGGGGAGAGTTTGGTGGAGCGACAGAGCGAGTGATGAAGGgattgtgtgagagagacaaaacTGTGAGGAAAATCTAAAAGTCCCTCTGGAAAGAATGAATTTTACAATTGCAGTCAGCTTTACTTGTTGCGGATACTGGATAATAACGTTTTCCATCACTATCTCCATTGCAGAACAGAACGAGTAACCCTGGTATATATAGCAGATGGGTTTTTATCAAAGATACAGTATATGAAAGCATGCAACTGGTTAAGACTGAAAATGCTGGAGTTTTTTTAGAGTTGGAATTATATTTTAAGGGTcattttatactttattttgAATGAGTGCATAACTTGCCCAAGTGAATATAGTTGATTAGTTCACTGGCCAATTTTCAGTCACCAGAAATATGAATTCATGGACCGCTGATATTTATGTATAATGAAAATGATTTCAACCTGTATATAAAAGCCACTCGttaaatttaaaattgaaaAGTTGTGGCAAAAAAGATTTCTATGTCTTTTCCTGGGAGCCATTCCTTAACCAGGACACTAGTGACGTTATGTACCTCCACCTGTCAGTGTTTCTACTGCATACATGCACAGTTCATGTGTGCCACTGATATGTGCTAACAAGCCCATGTGAGTAAAGCTAGCCTCACCTTTTAATGCGCTAATAAATGCAGTGGTTTGACAAACCGCTGTCTGTTAATGTATGCACCTTCATCTCCCGGTGACAAGGTGAGGTAGTGAGGGCAGGTAAACAACACACTGAAGCTGGAAGCTTGATAGGtagtgtgtgtttaaatgtctgtgtatgtgttccTGCTTTTCTAAACTTTGACTTGACACTGAGCAGATGTTCACGAATCCATTTTAGTTTCAAGTTAGCGAACAGATGTTAAGTGGAGGCCAACGAGGATAATGTCATATAGTACTGAAATACTGCAtcttcactctcatttcatGTTAACacgaaatgaaaataaatatctcTCACAACAACTGaactacattttaaaacaatgtcTTTTTAATTAATACGGTTTGATCCTTATAAAACAAAACCTTAGACCTACTGTAGGTAATTATTAGATGATAAGAATCCAACCTACCTGTGATTGCcaatgttaaaaaatatatagtaaCTTTTCAAAGTTGTGCCACTAACCTGTCTCTGCTCCGCCGGGAAGGGAAAGCAGCATTGCAGCCAGCCACAGTGCACACATGCATCTCTTTGAGGTGCACGTTCTTGTAGTGCAGTTTCATGCTATAGGAGCTCTTGAAGCTCTTCTTACAGACATAGCAGATCTTGGGGTCAGGACTTGAACATGGATCTTCCTCTGGTGATCGAGAAGAAAGGAATTTGGGTGGGCTGGAACCATAGCCCATCGAAGTGATGAAGCTCTCGTGAAGCGCAGCCATGCTtgcagcagtggcagcagccGCTGCCATGCCCCCATTATAGAAGCCATACTGGCCCATGCAGAACATGTCATAAGTTGGATCGTTGAGTTCTTCTTTGATCTTGATGGGAGGGTGATGAGGGGAGGGTGAGGAGTTGCCCTTTCCTTCCATTTCCTTTCTCAAATGAGCTTCCTCGCTACCCTCATCATCTTGTTCCTTTTCCAGTCTCCTTCCAACCCTGCTGTGCTTTTGCTGATCCTCCACATCCATCAGCTCATCACGGTAAAACATCTTTGAATCCGAGTTTTCAGACTCATTCTCAAAGTCTCTCTCGTGGTCCTGATCCTCAGAGGTAAAGCTGTCCATGCAGCGTAGATCAGCAGCTCCACCTCTGCTGTCACTACCATTTCCTTCGTGGCATTCATCTTCGCTTTGTCTCATCATTCCTCTCAGAGCTAAACCAGGGCTCATCTCATCCTGGGAAGGGGATTGCTGCCCGCTTCCACCACTGTGGTTCCCATTTCCACTAgcgctgttgttgttgctattACAATTTCCGTTAATTTTGACATTGTTGTGAAGAAGAGATGactggtgatggtggtgattATGGTGCATGttatcatcgtcatcatcgtcTTTGTCGTCATATTCATCAGCCACATCAATGACTTCTTTCTCAATCTTTACTGGCATGCTTGATTTACGAGGTTTCTTTTTGGGCGTGGGGTCACTGCTGCCATTGGTGAGGTCGTGATTGGCACTAGGTGTTGGTAAACGGTGGGACATGGGTCCTGCATCTGACACATGAACATTATTATGAGAGgccacagctgcagcagccagGATCTGCTGTTGCTGGTCCATCAGAGTAGTGCTGTTGGTAGTGGTGGGCATGATGGGGCTGGTGGGCAGTGACACTGGAGGACTAACAAGGTCTGCAGGGGACAGTAGTGTTCGGTAGAATGGGGGCACTGGTTGAACTGGCTGCACTGATTTCAAGGAGGGGAACACCAGTGGACTTTGCAGAGGCGACTGAAGCATAGGGTCTACAGGTGGAGTGGTGAAGCCCAGTGGTGGCCTTCCAGGGCTAGTGAGTGTGAAACCACCGTTCTTGGTGCTCGAGATGACAGGTGTGCCAGTGGTAGAATTGGCACGGATGAGGTCCTTGTCACGGTTATTGCGCAGCATGGGCATGTGCAACCGTGGATTGGGATTTGCACTGTGACGATTGCGGCTGCGTAGTGAGCTGAACACCATATTGCAGCCCTCGATGGTGCAACGGTGTTTAATCTTCAAGTGTACAGCATTATAATGTATCTTAAGTGTGCCTTTATCATAAAAGGTTTTTCCACAAGAGTTGCAGACAACGCGACCCTTGCGTGAGGTGGCTCCCATGCGGCGCATGCGATGCATCTTGGAGGAAAAGGAAGGATGGGTGATTGTTTTTGACTGCTCGTCCTTTATGAAATGGTGGTGGACCGGGTGGTCACTCAAGCTGTTAGGTTGCTGAGGTTGATTTTTGGACTGCTGTTGGCCCTGTGGCTGTTGCTGCTGAAGCTGtgtctgctgttgctgctgttgagCCTGCTGGGTGGAAGGGGTTGGTGAGATGGGAGATGCCCGGTTGTTGGGCTCTGTCTTGGGTTCGGCGTTGTTGTTAATGGCTCCCAGCGCTCCACGACTAGGACTTGGACCTGTGCGGAATGGTGATAGGGACACTTCTGACTCGCTGGTTTCCACTTGTTCTCCTTGGTTTGGCAGACTGGGCTCCCGGAGCCGCAGACCAGATTGCTCCATTGGGAGGCCATTGGGGGGCAAGCCAAGCATGGGGGCAGAGACTGGGTTGATGTACTGGAAGGGCAACAGGAAGGCTAAGCTGTTGGGGATATTTTCAAAATGGTGGATGCTGGATGGGCTACTATTTTCCAGATGTGTAAGGAGCCCCGGGCTACGGGTCCTGTTGTTACTTTCAATGAATGTCCTTATCCCGGAGTCTGTCTTGGAAGAAGGAACTGTAACTGCCTGACCTTCCTTCTCCTGAATGGCCATCAGCTCCACAATGGACTTGGTCTCACCAAAGCGCAGGAACTGCTGGAGGGTGATGATCTCTTCTTCTCTGGACATGATGGTCCAGCGGTCTAGCACCTTGCCTGCAGCATCCTAGATACCCCAGAAGAGACaagagagaagacaaaaatactttattgatcgTGAATAATCAGTGTGGTCAAAGGAGAAGACAGAGCAAGGGTTAGTTTGTGAGAGCGAGCATTTCTGCTCATGAAATTCAGAGGCCCCTGGAGCGACAAGTAACTAACAGAGCTTTGTTGAAAATCTCCCTCCTCCACTGTCCCTCTTTTCCATATACTCTTCACATATTCATTTTTAAGAAGAAATCTTTCCTGAAAATCTGCCCATTAATCACACTGTGATGAGAGTAACAAGTTCATTAACGTTTTAAGCAAACAAATCAAAAGCACTGAGGTGGGTCTTTTTAGCAAGTCTCTGTGACTCAAAGCATTGGAGGCATATTAATCTGAGAGAAAGAACTGAACTCTTGCAGGGACTCCCTCTGTACACAAACTACACCTAGGGATGTTTACAAAACTGTGGgagccagaaagaaaaaaaaagaaaagaagaaataatagAATAATTAATGCAACTCACTACCATACTGTAGTTCACATGCAATTTTCTTAGTGCTTTCTCTATCTCCAAGGCAATGAAATGCTTGAGGGAAGACACTATGCATTTAAGGAATGGGTTTGGATGCTCAAATAAAAGAGGTAAAAACTCGTGTTTCTTCAAGGTGCTTGATGATGCCTTGATAGCAGCATTGAGATCATGTTCCTATCATTGGGCAGTGTAGTTATTTATCATGTGTTTATACCAGACGTTTTAAATGTTGTGCAACCTACGGAACTATAAATGGAAATCTGATCAATATTTCAATGAGATTGGAGGAATACACAGCTTCTTTTACTTAAAATACTGAAGGTGAAATCCTGTGTAATAAATATCCATGTTGTTGTCATTCTTTAACCAATTATTCATTTGACAATATCTCccaatgaaaatagcaaaagtgtaaaataacaaTATTTAACAATAGATAAATTATTACATCCCATGTCATTTCCAGTTCTTGTGTTTTTAGAGGTCTGGGAATGATGAGAAACATGTTTCCATCCTAGGATACCAGAACCGCTCCAGTGGGAAATGGGCTTTACTCCAACTAGAGCACTTTGCTTGGCTAGTGTCTTTTGAAGATGTGCTATTAATGGCTGAACATTAATAAGAAACTCAGACTCGTTGCAAGTGTGCACACTGTCACATGTCAAAAGACGGTGAAGGACTTTGGAAGAAGAATCTTGTCAAATCTTGAAAATGAAAGTACGACCCTGTACTTTTGTCCTCTTCTGTGAACCGTTATGTCTTTCTGGTTTGAAGCACTAATGACAGCGTTCGTCACTTATGCCTCCTCTGCTGTTGTTCTAAAATGTGATATTTGTGTGAACAAGATGGAAATAGTCAGgttgaaagaaagagaaagtgtAAATACTGCAGTTCACACACTGGTTCCTGAGGGACCAGGCGCAAGTGACATCAAGGGAGCAACACAAGTGATGACAATTAGTCACACTGAAATGGTAACATTTCTTTAGAGCTCCTAGCTGCTGGCATCTATAAAAGATAAATGGCAACTCTAGTGAgtaaaaagctgtaaaaaccAACATCACAAAGCACAAAGGGCCTGTAAGGAGAAAACAGAAGATAAATGTTTAAAGAGAGACagctaaagagagagagaaagagcacgggagagacacagaggaagaagagcaaaagcgcagagaaaataaaagtgtgAGTGGTTTCATATCATGCCCTCAGATATACTGTAGAAATAGATTCTTCTGAGACGAAA
Coding sequences within:
- the bnc2 gene encoding zinc finger protein basonuclin-2 isoform X5, translating into MSKEAELDVRGSECDTVPPKPSRDPESPRPPPAKANGPTDTAGICTSIISSSHSSSSSSTTSSRSGLGGVSIVSSSAEGAGASSMQFSTRPPSAEQPGFMGTWQQQSTDSNLLYRMSQQGAVTRLPLKCDRSTMGRDLEEAIRCTLVNCTCECFQPGKIHLRTCDQCKHGWVAHALDKLSTQHLYHPTQVEIVQSNVVFDISSLMLYGTQAVPVRLKILLDRLFSVLKQEEVLHILHGLGWTLRDYVRGYILQDAAGKVLDRWTIMSREEEIITLQQFLRFGETKSIVELMAIQEKEGQAVTVPSSKTDSGIRTFIESNNRTRSPGLLTHLENSSPSSIHHFENIPNSLAFLLPFQYINPVSAPMLGLPPNGLPMEQSGLRLREPSLPNQGEQVETSESEVSLSPFRTGPSPSRGALGAINNNAEPKTEPNNRASPISPTPSTQQAQQQQQQTQLQQQQPQGQQQSKNQPQQPNSLSDHPVHHHFIKDEQSKTITHPSFSSKMHRMRRMGATSRKGRVVCNSCGKTFYDKGTLKIHYNAVHLKIKHRCTIEGCNMVFSSLRSRNRHSANPNPRLHMPMLRNNRDKDLIRANSTTGTPVISSTKNGGFTLTSPGRPPLGFTTPPVDPMLQSPLQSPLVFPSLKSVQPVQPVPPFYRTLLSPADLVSPPVSLPTSPIMPTTTNSTTLMDQQQQILAAAAVASHNNVHVSDAGPMSHRLPTPSANHDLTNGSSDPTPKKKPRKSSMPVKIEKEVIDVADEYDDKDDDDDDNMHHNHHHHQSSLLHNNVKINGNCNSNNNSASGNGNHSGGSGQQSPSQDEMSPGLALRGMMRQSEDECHEGNGSDSRGGAADLRCMDSFTSEDQDHERDFENESENSDSKMFYRDELMDVEDQQKHSRVGRRLEKEQDDEGSEEAHLRKEMEGKGNSSPSPHHPPIKIKEELNDPTYDMFCMGQYGFYNGGMAAAAATAASMAALHESFITSMGYGSSPPKFLSSRSPEEDPCSSPDPKICYVCKKSFKSSYSMKLHYKNVHLKEMHVCTVAGCNAAFPSRRSRDRTMSDREVNN
- the bnc2 gene encoding zinc finger protein basonuclin-2 isoform X3 translates to MSKEAELDVRGSECDTVPPKPSRDPESPRPPPAKANGPTDTAGICTSIISSSHSSSSSSTTSSRSGLGGVSIVSSSAEGAGASSMQFSTRPPSAEQPGFMGTWQQQSTDSNLLYRMSQQAIRCTLVNCTCECFQPGKIHLRTCDQCKHGWVAHALDKLSTQHLYHPTQVEIVQSNVVFDISSLMLYGTQAVPVRLKILLDRLFSVLKQEEVLHILHGLGWTLRDYVRGYILQDAAGKVLDRWTIMSREEEIITLQQFLRFGETKSIVELMAIQEKEGQAVTVPSSKTDSGIRTFIESNNRTRSPGLLTHLENSSPSSIHHFENIPNSLAFLLPFQYINPVSAPMLGLPPNGLPMEQSGLRLREPSLPNQGEQVETSESEVSLSPFRTGPSPSRGALGAINNNAEPKTEPNNRASPISPTPSTQQAQQQQQQTQLQQQQPQGQQQSKNQPQQPNSLSDHPVHHHFIKDEQSKTITHPSFSSKMHRMRRMGATSRKGRVVCNSCGKTFYDKGTLKIHYNAVHLKIKHRCTIEGCNMVFSSLRSRNRHSANPNPRLHMPMLRNNRDKDLIRANSTTGTPVISSTKNGGFTLTSPGRPPLGFTTPPVDPMLQSPLQSPLVFPSLKSVQPVQPVPPFYRTLLSPADLVSPPVSLPTSPIMPTTTNSTTLMDQQQQILAAAAVASHNNVHVSDAGPMSHRLPTPSANHDLTNGSSDPTPKKKPRKSSMPVKIEKEVIDVADEYDDKDDDDDDNMHHNHHHHQSSLLHNNVKINGNCNSNNNSASGNGNHSGGSGQQSPSQDEMSPGLALRGMMRQSEDECHEGNGSDSRGGAADLRCMDSFTSEDQDHERDFENESENSDSKMFYRDELMDVEDQQKHSRVGRRLEKEQDDEGSEEAHLRKEMEGKGNSSPSPHHPPIKIKEELNDPTYDMFCMGQYGFYNGGMAAAAATAASMAALHESFITSMGYGSSPPKFLSSRSPEEDPCSSPDPKICYVCKKSFKSSYSMKLHYKNVHLKEMHVCTVAGCNAAFPSRRSRDRHSSNINLHRKLLTKELDDIVLDPQLTPLPKDLRAELLAKIYAGHYMGLDPMAGMGLGGASLGPAGLNHIPYSPMSNDHPHHPLNQDFRNHHTNGFSRSQPDDYMVLDLSTTSSVQSSSSIHSSHESDEGSDEGILLDDLEEEGEEDEGNSEGEDFSQRAIGRADGAYRDEMRELKDGQSEGLDPSSSPFLLSSSGGSNGSNSGILCNICHKMYSNKGTLRVHYKTVHLREMHKCKIPGCNMVFSSVRSRNRHSQNPNLHKNMPFSTIID
- the bnc2 gene encoding zinc finger protein basonuclin-2 isoform X2; this translates as MSKEAELDVRGSECDTVPPKPSRDPESPRPPPAKANGPTDTAGICTSIISSSHSSSSSSTTSSRSGLGGVSIVSSSAEGAGASSMQFSTRPPSAEQPGFMGTWQQQSTDSNLLYRMSQQGAVTRLPLKCDRSTMGRDLEEAIRCTLVNCTCECFQPGKIHLRTCDQCKHGWVAHALDKLSTQHLYHPTQVEIVQSNVVFDISSLMLYGTQAVPVRLKILLDRLFSVLKQEEVLHILHGLGWTLRDYVRGYILQDAAGKVLDRWTIMSREEEIITLQQFLRFGETKSIVELMAIQEKEGQAVTVPSSKTDSGIRTFIESNNRTRSPGLLTHLENSSPSSIHHFENIPNSLAFLLPFQYINPVSAPMLGLPPNGLPMEQSGLRLREPSLPNQGEQVETSESEVSLSPFRTGPSPSRGALGAINNNAEPKTEPNNRASPISPTPSTQQAQQQQQQTQLQQQQPQGQQQSKNQPQQPNSLSDHPVHHHFIKDEQSKTITHPSFSSKMHRMRRMGATSRKGRVVCNSCGKTFYDKGTLKIHYNAVHLKIKHRCTIEGCNMVFSSLRSRNRHSANPNPRLHMPMLRNNRDKDLIRANSTTGTPVISSTKNGGFTLTSPGRPPLGFTTPPVDPMLQSPLQSPLVFPSLKSVQPVQPVPPFYRTLLSPADLVSPPVSLPTSPIMPTTTNSTTLMDQQQQILAAAAVASHNNVHVSDAGPMSHRLPTPSANHDLTNGSSDPTPKKKPRKSSMPVKIEKEVIDVADEYDDKDDDDDDNMHHNHHHHQSSLLHNNVKINGNCNSNNNSASGNGNHSGGSGQQSPSQDEMSPGLALRGMMRQSEDECHEGNGSDSRGGAADLRCMDSFTSEDQDHERDFENESENSDSKMFYRDELMDVEDQQKHSRVGRRLEKEQDDEGSEEAHLRKEMEGKGNSSPSPHHPPIKIKEELNDPTYDMFCMGQYGFYNGGMAAAAATAASMAALHESFITSMGYGSSPPKFLSSRSPEEDPCSSPDPKICYVCKKSFKSSYSMKLHYKNVHLKEMHVCTVAGCNAAFPSRRSRDRHSSNINLHRKLLTKELDDIVLDPQLTPLPKDLRAELLAKIYAGHYMGLDPMAGMGLGGASLGPAGLNHIPYSPMSNDHPHHPLNQDFRNHHTNGFSRSQPDDYMVLDLSTTSSVQSSSSIHSSHESDEGSDEGILLDDLEEEGEEDEGNSEGEDFSQRAIGRADGAYRDEMRELKDGQSEGLDPSSSPFLLSSSGGSNGSNSGILCNICHKMYSNKGTLRVHYKTVHLREMHKCKIPGCNMVFSSVRSRNRHSQNPNLHKNMPFSTIID
- the bnc2 gene encoding zinc finger protein basonuclin-2 isoform X4, with the protein product MLAEAIRCTLVNCTCECFQPGKIHLRTCDQCKHGWVAHALDKLSTQHLYHPTQVEIVQSNVVFDISSLMLYGTQAVPVRLKILLDRLFSVLKQEEVLHILHGLGWTLRDYVRGYILQDAAGKVLDRWTIMSREEEIITLQQFLRFGETKSIVELMAIQEKEGQAVTVPSSKTDSGIRTFIESNNRTRSPGLLTHLENSSPSSIHHFENIPNSLAFLLPFQYINPVSAPMLGLPPNGLPMEQSGLRLREPSLPNQGEQVETSESEVSLSPFRTGPSPSRGALGAINNNAEPKTEPNNRASPISPTPSTQQAQQQQQQTQLQQQQPQGQQQSKNQPQQPNSLSDHPVHHHFIKDEQSKTITHPSFSSKMHRMRRMGATSRKGRVVCNSCGKTFYDKGTLKIHYNAVHLKIKHRCTIEGCNMVFSSLRSRNRHSANPNPRLHMPMLRNNRDKDLIRANSTTGTPVISSTKNGGFTLTSPGRPPLGFTTPPVDPMLQSPLQSPLVFPSLKSVQPVQPVPPFYRTLLSPADLVSPPVSLPTSPIMPTTTNSTTLMDQQQQILAAAAVASHNNVHVSDAGPMSHRLPTPSANHDLTNGSSDPTPKKKPRKSSMPVKIEKEVIDVADEYDDKDDDDDDNMHHNHHHHQSSLLHNNVKINGNCNSNNNSASGNGNHSGGSGQQSPSQDEMSPGLALRGMMRQSEDECHEGNGSDSRGGAADLRCMDSFTSEDQDHERDFENESENSDSKMFYRDELMDVEDQQKHSRVGRRLEKEQDDEGSEEAHLRKEMEGKGNSSPSPHHPPIKIKEELNDPTYDMFCMGQYGFYNGGMAAAAATAASMAALHESFITSMGYGSSPPKFLSSRSPEEDPCSSPDPKICYVCKKSFKSSYSMKLHYKNVHLKEMHVCTVAGCNAAFPSRRSRDRHSSNINLHRKLLTKELDDIVLDPQLTPLPKDLRAELLAKIYAGHYMGLDPMAGMGLGGASLGPAGLNHIPYSPMSNDHPHHPLNQDFRNHHTNGFSRSQPDDYMVLDLSTTSSVQSSSSIHSSHESDEGSDEGILLDDLEEEGEEDEGNSEGEDFSQRAIGRADGAYRDEMRELKDGQSEGLDPSSSPFLLSSSGGSNGSNSGILCNICHKMYSNKGTLRVHYKTVHLREMHKCKIPGCNMVFSSVRSRNRHSQNPNLHKNMPFSTIID